A stretch of the Comamonas testosteroni TK102 genome encodes the following:
- a CDS encoding NADAR family protein — protein MNRDYEIRSVADLVAQLDQGYRPKYLCFWGHQAERNGSVGKGCLSQWFSAPFTVEGDRFATAEHFMMAGKARLFGDEEARAQVLAAPSPASAKQIGRSVRNFDEARWKAECFDIVVSANVAKFTQNPAMGEFLLRTGERVLVEASPRDRIWGIGLGATHPDAEQPRKWHGQNLLGFALMAARTQLRAEQ, from the coding sequence ATGAACCGAGATTACGAAATTCGATCCGTAGCCGATCTGGTGGCCCAGCTCGACCAGGGCTACCGTCCCAAATACCTTTGTTTCTGGGGCCATCAGGCTGAAAGGAATGGCTCAGTGGGCAAAGGCTGTCTGAGCCAGTGGTTTTCTGCTCCATTCACTGTCGAGGGGGATCGCTTTGCCACGGCGGAGCATTTCATGATGGCAGGCAAGGCGCGGCTGTTTGGGGATGAAGAGGCGCGCGCGCAGGTGCTGGCTGCGCCGTCTCCGGCCAGTGCCAAGCAGATTGGGCGCAGCGTGCGCAATTTCGACGAGGCACGCTGGAAGGCGGAGTGCTTCGACATCGTGGTGAGTGCCAATGTCGCCAAATTCACCCAGAACCCGGCCATGGGGGAGTTTCTGCTGAGAACCGGCGAGCGTGTGCTGGTCGAGGCCAGTCCGCGCGACCGCATCTGGGGCATCGGCCTGGGCGCTACCCATCCCGACGCCGAGCAGCCGCGCAAATGGCATGGACAGAACCTGCTGGGTTTTGCGCTGATGGCCGCGCGCACGCAGTTGAGAGCCGAGCAATGA
- a CDS encoding NUDIX hydrolase: MSVTPRHSKPAPDFPRPYTTVDVVIFTIAQDRLNVLLVQRPGHDDDPFPGLWALPGGFVNVQLDADLQACAARKLKEKTGVDSPYLEQLGSWGSALRDPRGWSATHVYFALIPAHELQLTKGANAADVAWFEVDELLHRPALAFDHGSILQTAVERLRSKVEYTSLPAFLLSEPFTLPQLQQVYETVLGRSVDKSGFRTRMLAANFLLEAGHVEGTSNRPAMGYRLADRSGPVVFPRTFSPRGH; this comes from the coding sequence ATGAGCGTTACACCGCGTCACTCCAAGCCAGCGCCGGACTTTCCTCGCCCCTACACCACGGTGGATGTGGTGATCTTCACGATTGCGCAAGACCGCTTGAATGTATTGCTGGTACAACGCCCAGGTCACGACGATGATCCATTTCCCGGCCTCTGGGCCTTGCCCGGCGGATTTGTGAACGTGCAACTGGATGCCGATCTGCAGGCCTGCGCCGCGCGCAAGCTCAAGGAGAAGACGGGTGTGGACAGTCCCTATCTGGAGCAGCTCGGCAGCTGGGGCAGCGCCCTGCGCGATCCCCGTGGCTGGTCGGCCACCCATGTTTACTTTGCGTTGATTCCCGCCCATGAGCTGCAGCTGACCAAAGGCGCCAATGCGGCCGATGTGGCATGGTTCGAGGTGGACGAGCTGCTGCACCGGCCCGCACTGGCGTTCGACCATGGCAGCATCTTGCAGACGGCGGTTGAACGTCTTCGCAGCAAGGTCGAATACACCTCGCTGCCCGCTTTCTTGCTGAGCGAGCCTTTTACCCTGCCCCAGCTGCAGCAAGTCTATGAAACCGTGCTGGGACGCAGCGTGGACAAGAGCGGCTTTCGCACCCGCATGCTGGCAGCGAACTTCCTGCTCGAGGCCGGACATGTGGAAGGTACATCGAACCGTCCCGCCATGGGCTACCGGCTGGCGGACCGCAGCGGACCCGTGGTTTTCCCACGAACCTTCAGCCCACGCGGCCATTGA
- a CDS encoding HAD family hydrolase gives MKTSRIIALDADGVLLDYNLAYASAWERVFGERPVLKQPDAYWAMERWGVASLQGEALSRFRASLDAQFWSSIPSIAGALQACEQLCAAGYELVCVSAIQPQFAEARQVNLRRLGFPISRVIATSGRAAPGPSPKAQALAQLQPLAFVDDFLPYFDGVDARIHKALVLREQGGSPSTGPGLQAVDSTHATLADFSRWWLNQYQEEQT, from the coding sequence ATGAAAACTTCAAGAATCATAGCTCTCGACGCAGATGGCGTGCTGCTGGACTACAACCTCGCATATGCCTCGGCCTGGGAGCGGGTATTTGGCGAGCGGCCTGTATTGAAGCAGCCTGACGCCTACTGGGCCATGGAGCGATGGGGTGTCGCCAGCCTGCAGGGCGAGGCTCTGAGCCGCTTTCGTGCCAGCCTTGATGCGCAGTTCTGGTCAAGCATTCCCTCGATTGCAGGTGCGCTCCAGGCTTGCGAGCAGCTGTGCGCTGCCGGTTATGAGCTGGTCTGCGTGTCGGCAATTCAGCCGCAGTTCGCCGAGGCAAGGCAGGTCAATCTGCGGCGGCTGGGTTTTCCGATCTCGCGTGTGATCGCCACCAGCGGCCGCGCCGCTCCAGGTCCCAGCCCCAAGGCACAAGCCCTGGCGCAGTTGCAGCCTCTGGCATTTGTCGATGACTTTCTGCCGTATTTCGACGGCGTGGATGCCCGGATTCACAAGGCGCTGGTGCTGCGCGAGCAAGGCGGGTCACCCAGTACGGGGCCGGGTCTGCAGGCTGTTGACTCCACTCACGCCACTTTGGCGGACTTTTCCCGTTGGTGGCTCAACCAATATCAAGAAGAACAGACATGA
- a CDS encoding RNA 2'-phosphotransferase, with protein sequence MKDQNTTARSKFLSLVLRHSPETIGLTLDEAGWARTDELLACLARSGRPTRLEELQRIVADNNKQRYSFSADGKRIRANQGHSIKVELGLEASSPPAVLYHGTATRFLDAIFHEGLNRQSRHHVHLSDSVEVAAQVGSRHGKLALLQVDAARMQGEGHVFYRSDNGVWLTDVVPVRYLLKLPS encoded by the coding sequence ATGAAAGACCAAAACACCACCGCGCGCAGCAAGTTCCTCAGCCTGGTGCTCAGGCATAGTCCCGAGACCATAGGGCTCACGCTCGACGAGGCGGGCTGGGCCCGGACCGATGAACTGCTGGCCTGCCTGGCGCGCTCTGGCCGGCCGACGCGTCTGGAGGAGCTGCAGCGCATCGTGGCGGACAACAACAAGCAGCGCTATTCCTTCAGCGCGGATGGCAAGCGCATACGCGCCAACCAGGGCCACTCCATCAAGGTAGAACTGGGCCTTGAGGCCAGCAGTCCTCCGGCAGTGCTCTACCACGGCACGGCCACGCGTTTTCTGGATGCGATTTTTCATGAGGGCCTTAACCGGCAGTCACGTCACCATGTCCATCTGTCCGACAGCGTGGAAGTGGCCGCTCAGGTCGGCAGTCGCCACGGCAAGCTGGCCCTGCTGCAGGTGGATGCCGCGCGCATGCAGGGCGAGGGCCATGTGTTCTACCGCTCCGACAACGGTGTCTGGCTGACCGATGTCGTCCCGGTCCGGTATCTGCTGAAGCTGCCGTCATGA
- a CDS encoding ADP-ribosylglycohydrolase family protein: MSRLNRFEGALLGLACGDAVGTTLEFRVRGSFAPLTDMVGGGPFSLRAGQWTDDTSMALCLAESLVVKSDCDPRDQMTRYANWYQWGYWSSTGQCFDIGMATREAIQQYLRAGNALAGSEDARSAGNGSLMRLAPVAMAYAYDEQRVQEMAALSSRTTHAAAECLDACRLFAVALSRALLGANKAQVLDLAALPFGSPRIAEIAQGSWRSKSREQIQSSGYVVHSLEAALWCFDRHGSFEAAVLEAANLGDDADTTAAIAGQIAGAFWGRSGIPAHWLERLHQQTEIRALAQSVYVLNQVLAG; encoded by the coding sequence ATGAGTAGGCTGAACCGTTTTGAAGGTGCTCTGCTGGGGCTGGCTTGCGGCGATGCCGTGGGCACGACACTGGAGTTTCGGGTGCGCGGCAGCTTCGCACCGCTGACCGATATGGTGGGGGGCGGGCCGTTTTCGCTGAGGGCCGGACAATGGACGGATGACACGTCCATGGCTTTGTGCCTGGCCGAGAGCCTGGTCGTCAAAAGCGATTGCGATCCCAGGGACCAGATGACGCGCTATGCCAACTGGTATCAGTGGGGCTACTGGAGTTCCACCGGTCAATGCTTTGATATCGGCATGGCAACGCGCGAGGCAATACAGCAGTACCTGCGTGCCGGCAATGCGCTCGCGGGCAGTGAGGATGCGCGCAGCGCCGGCAATGGCTCGCTGATGCGGCTGGCTCCGGTGGCCATGGCGTATGCCTACGATGAACAAAGAGTGCAGGAGATGGCGGCGCTGAGTTCTCGTACCACGCATGCCGCTGCGGAGTGCCTGGATGCCTGCCGTCTGTTTGCCGTGGCATTGAGCCGTGCCCTGCTGGGTGCCAACAAGGCGCAGGTGCTGGATCTGGCCGCGCTGCCGTTTGGCAGCCCGCGCATCGCCGAGATTGCGCAAGGCAGCTGGCGCAGCAAAAGCCGCGAGCAGATCCAGAGCTCGGGCTATGTGGTGCACAGTCTGGAGGCCGCCTTGTGGTGTTTCGACCGGCACGGGAGCTTTGAAGCCGCCGTGCTGGAGGCGGCCAATCTGGGAGACGATGCCGACACCACTGCGGCCATTGCCGGCCAGATTGCGGGAGCGTTCTGGGGCCGCAGCGGCATTCCTGCACACTGGCTGGAAAGACTGCATCAGCAGACCGAGATTCGCGCGCTGGCGCAGTCTGTTTATGTGCTCAATCAGGTGCTGGCTGGCTGA